In one Roseomonas haemaphysalidis genomic region, the following are encoded:
- a CDS encoding MFS transporter, which yields MSATTAAAVPDTVPPPEGGVLRVCGFFLCSLLFGLTSGLSNNLVAVNIQAAQAQFGATTNEALWLTAAYTSTSVTATLMLWKFRTQYGIRLFAKLGLAAFALVSLLHLFTNDLNAAVVLRAVAGFATAPLGTLAFLYMLEPFPPARRLTTGICLGLLGTSLATPLARVISPHLLEVGLWHGLNMLELGLALLSLTVVHLVPITPPPRAKVFDAMDAISLPLLALGAGLISVALTVGRYYWWTEAPWVGVTLAAGIGVLALVLVIELNRKQPLLHLRWLSSGAMITFAGSMLIARFVLAEQTSGVVGFFQNLGFLNDHMIGLFTVISLATIAGYLCVAPFNQPDRAELIHLIALSMIAVGAWMDSHATSLTRPHDLYLSQGLISFGAAIFLPAAMSWSFTHVVRTGMQYLPSFLAVFLVSQNFGGLLGSAGLGTLMVYREKFHSSHVVSSLTMQNPLVAQRVQQYSGAYAGTLGDPTLRGAEGTALLAQTATRESYVLAYNDVFHAVALLALAAIALLLCHVAFKLLRARAAEPA from the coding sequence ATGAGCGCCACCACCGCGGCCGCCGTGCCCGATACCGTGCCGCCGCCGGAAGGCGGGGTGCTGCGCGTGTGCGGGTTCTTCCTGTGCTCGCTGCTGTTCGGCCTCACCTCCGGGCTGAGCAACAACCTGGTCGCGGTCAACATCCAGGCGGCGCAGGCACAGTTCGGCGCCACCACAAACGAGGCGCTGTGGCTTACCGCCGCCTATACCTCCACCAGCGTCACCGCCACGCTGATGCTGTGGAAGTTCCGCACGCAATACGGCATCCGGCTGTTCGCGAAGCTGGGGCTGGCGGCCTTCGCCCTGGTGTCGCTGCTGCACTTGTTCACCAATGACCTGAATGCGGCCGTCGTGCTGCGCGCCGTCGCCGGCTTCGCCACGGCCCCGCTCGGCACGCTGGCCTTCCTATACATGCTGGAACCGTTCCCCCCGGCCCGCCGGCTGACCACGGGCATCTGCCTCGGGCTGCTCGGCACCTCGCTGGCCACGCCGCTGGCACGGGTGATCTCGCCACACCTGCTGGAGGTGGGGCTGTGGCACGGGCTGAACATGCTGGAGCTCGGGCTGGCGTTGCTCAGCCTGACGGTGGTGCACCTGGTACCCATCACGCCGCCGCCCCGCGCCAAGGTGTTCGATGCCATGGACGCCATCAGCCTGCCGCTGCTGGCGCTGGGCGCCGGGCTGATCTCGGTCGCGCTCACCGTCGGGCGCTACTACTGGTGGACCGAGGCGCCCTGGGTCGGCGTAACGCTGGCCGCCGGCATCGGCGTGCTGGCGCTGGTGCTGGTGATCGAGCTGAACCGCAAGCAGCCGCTGCTGCACCTGCGCTGGCTGTCGTCGGGGGCCATGATCACCTTCGCGGGCTCCATGCTGATCGCGCGCTTCGTGCTGGCCGAGCAGACCAGCGGCGTGGTCGGCTTCTTTCAGAACCTCGGCTTCCTGAACGACCACATGATCGGGTTGTTCACCGTGATATCGCTGGCCACCATCGCCGGCTACCTGTGCGTCGCACCGTTCAACCAGCCGGACCGGGCGGAGCTGATCCACCTGATCGCGCTCAGCATGATCGCGGTCGGCGCCTGGATGGACAGCCATGCCACCAGCCTGACGCGGCCGCATGATTTGTACCTGTCCCAGGGCCTGATCAGCTTCGGTGCCGCGATCTTCCTGCCGGCCGCGATGTCCTGGAGCTTCACCCACGTGGTCCGCACCGGCATGCAGTACCTGCCAAGCTTTCTGGCGGTGTTCCTGGTGTCGCAGAACTTCGGCGGCCTGCTCGGCTCGGCCGGCCTCGGCACGCTGATGGTGTACCGGGAGAAGTTCCATTCCAGCCACGTGGTGTCATCGCTGACGATGCAGAACCCGCTGGTGGCCCAGCGCGTGCAGCAATACAGCGGCGCCTATGCCGGAACCCTGGGCGACCCCACGCTGCGCGGCGCCGAGGGAACGGCGCTGCTGGCGCAGACCGCCACCCGCGAATCCTACGTGCTCGCCTACAACGACGTGTTCCATGCCGTTGCCCTGCTGGCGCTGGCCGCGATCGCGCTGCTGCTGTGCCATGTCGCCTTCAAGTTGCTGCGCGCCCGCGCCGCCGAACCCGCCTGA
- the hemA gene encoding 5-aminolevulinate synthase, with the protein MPDSLFPAPHPFLQHCQAALAQMRQEGRYRSFAALAKSRRDFPRYTDSTGRRITVWSSNDYLGLGGSDVLAAAATAAIEAHGVGSGGTRNISGNTPLHEALESELAALHAKPAALVFTSGYVANQAALGTILSSMDGNWHVFSDEKNHNSMIAGMKNARAKSIFRHNDVAHLDALMAAAGPGVNKLVAFESVYSMDGDIAPLAELAATCRRHGALSYLDEVHAVGMYGATGAGVAERDGVLDRIDIVQGTLAKALGCHGGYVAGPAEVIDFLRSAAAGFIFTTSLPPALAAAGLASVRHVKGATALRERHAERAARLKAAFQAAGVRPMPSASHIVPVPVGDAALCREVSRLLLEEHGLYVTPINYPTVPRGTERLRFTPTPRHDDADIAFAAQAVAAVLRQVGLLPNAP; encoded by the coding sequence ATGCCCGACAGCCTGTTTCCCGCGCCCCACCCGTTTCTGCAGCATTGCCAGGCGGCCCTGGCGCAGATGCGACAGGAAGGCCGCTACCGAAGCTTTGCCGCGCTGGCCAAGTCGCGCCGCGACTTTCCGCGCTACACGGACAGCACGGGGCGGCGGATCACGGTGTGGTCATCCAATGACTACCTGGGCCTTGGCGGGTCGGACGTTCTGGCCGCGGCCGCCACGGCGGCGATCGAGGCACATGGCGTCGGCTCCGGCGGCACGCGCAATATCTCCGGCAACACCCCGCTGCACGAGGCGCTGGAAAGCGAGCTCGCGGCGCTGCACGCCAAGCCCGCCGCCCTGGTCTTCACCTCCGGCTACGTGGCCAACCAGGCGGCGCTGGGCACCATCCTGAGCAGCATGGATGGCAACTGGCACGTGTTCTCGGACGAGAAGAACCACAACTCCATGATTGCGGGCATGAAGAACGCCCGTGCCAAGAGCATCTTCCGCCACAACGACGTGGCCCATCTGGACGCGCTGATGGCGGCCGCCGGCCCCGGTGTCAACAAGCTGGTAGCCTTTGAATCTGTCTACTCCATGGACGGCGACATCGCGCCGCTGGCGGAGCTCGCAGCCACGTGCCGCCGCCACGGGGCGCTGAGCTACCTGGACGAGGTGCACGCGGTGGGCATGTATGGCGCGACGGGCGCGGGGGTCGCGGAGCGCGACGGCGTGCTGGACCGCATCGACATCGTGCAGGGCACCCTGGCCAAGGCCCTTGGCTGCCATGGAGGCTACGTGGCGGGCCCGGCCGAGGTGATCGACTTTCTGCGTTCGGCCGCCGCGGGCTTCATCTTCACCACCTCGCTGCCGCCGGCGCTGGCCGCGGCGGGCCTGGCCAGCGTGCGGCATGTCAAGGGTGCCACGGCACTGCGCGAGCGGCATGCCGAGCGCGCAGCGCGCCTGAAGGCGGCCTTCCAGGCGGCGGGCGTGCGGCCGATGCCCTCGGCCAGCCACATCGTGCCGGTGCCGGTGGGCGATGCCGCGCTGTGCCGCGAAGTCAGCCGCCTGCTGCTGGAAGAGCACGGCCTTTACGTCACGCCGATCAACTACCCCACCGTGCCGCGCGGCACCGAGCGGCTGCGCTTCACCCCCACGCCGCGCCACGATGACGCGGACATTGCGTTCGCCGCGCAGGCCGTGGCAGCGGTGCTGCGCCAGGTGGGACTGCTGCCCAACGCCCCCTGA
- a CDS encoding HlyD family secretion protein — protein sequence MSLNFFKSRATIPVLLVGVAGVLLVLHAWRLPPFTTTEEVTDNAYVRGLVTVISPQVAGYVTEIPVQDYMEVKQGALLVQIDDRIYRQKLEQARATLASSQANLTNLAVTIETREASIAVSRAQVQNAEAVLTKADADNDRIAPLVASNIQSRATLVTTQAALQQARAGLAQARASVTVAEQNLAETQATRATLEASVHNAEAAVRLAEIDLQNTRVVAPEDGRLGEVGARVGQYVQAGTQLTTVVPPRRWVVANYKETQLAGMQPGQPVRFTVDALGGAEMRGRIERFSPATGSEFSVIRADNATGNFTKVAQRLPVRISIDEGQELAARLRPGMSVIAHIDTAAAPATAAP from the coding sequence ATGAGCCTGAACTTCTTCAAGTCCCGCGCCACCATCCCGGTGCTGCTGGTCGGTGTCGCCGGCGTGCTGCTGGTGCTGCACGCCTGGCGCCTACCGCCCTTCACCACCACGGAGGAGGTGACGGACAACGCCTATGTGCGCGGGCTGGTCACCGTGATCAGCCCCCAGGTGGCCGGCTATGTCACCGAGATCCCGGTGCAGGACTACATGGAGGTCAAGCAGGGCGCTTTGCTGGTCCAGATCGACGACCGCATCTACCGGCAGAAGCTGGAGCAGGCGCGCGCCACGCTGGCGTCCTCTCAGGCCAATCTCACCAACCTCGCTGTCACCATCGAGACGCGGGAAGCCAGCATCGCCGTGTCCCGCGCCCAGGTGCAGAACGCCGAGGCGGTGCTGACCAAGGCGGACGCGGATAATGACCGCATCGCGCCGCTGGTCGCCTCCAACATCCAGTCGCGCGCCACGCTGGTGACCACCCAGGCGGCCTTGCAGCAGGCCCGTGCCGGGTTGGCACAGGCGCGCGCCTCCGTGACGGTGGCCGAGCAGAACCTGGCCGAAACCCAGGCCACCCGCGCCACGCTGGAAGCCAGCGTGCACAATGCCGAGGCCGCCGTGCGCCTGGCCGAGATCGACCTGCAAAACACCCGTGTGGTGGCGCCCGAGGATGGCCGACTCGGCGAGGTCGGCGCCCGTGTGGGGCAATACGTGCAGGCCGGCACACAGTTGACCACCGTGGTGCCGCCGCGCCGCTGGGTGGTGGCCAACTACAAGGAAACCCAGCTCGCCGGCATGCAGCCCGGCCAGCCGGTGCGCTTCACCGTCGATGCGCTGGGCGGCGCCGAGATGCGCGGGCGGATCGAGCGTTTCTCGCCCGCCACGGGCTCGGAATTCAGCGTCATCCGCGCCGACAACGCGACCGGCAACTTCACCAAGGTGGCGCAGCGCCTGCCGGTGCGGATCTCGATCGACGAGGGGCAGGAGCTCGCGGCGCGGCTACGGCCGGGCATGTCCGTGATCGCGCATATCGACACGGCGGCGGCACCGGCCACCGCCGCGCCCTAG
- a CDS encoding MarR family winged helix-turn-helix transcriptional regulator, producing MPVHEAFGAELRRVFFRWRSHFDSELRASGQTLARARALAVLAPEPEGLPQRDLALALSIEHPTLVRLLDGLQQQGLVTRLPAPGDRRANRVALTPAAGPVADEVVEISARLRERVLEGIDDAELATALDVLRAISANLDALSTEARS from the coding sequence ATGCCCGTTCACGAAGCCTTCGGGGCTGAGCTGCGCCGCGTGTTCTTCCGCTGGCGCAGCCATTTCGACAGCGAGCTGCGCGCTTCCGGCCAGACGCTGGCGCGCGCCCGGGCCCTGGCGGTGCTGGCGCCGGAACCGGAGGGGCTGCCGCAACGCGATCTCGCCCTTGCCCTGTCGATCGAACATCCGACGCTGGTGCGCCTCCTGGACGGCCTGCAGCAACAGGGCCTGGTCACCCGCCTGCCCGCCCCTGGCGACCGCCGCGCCAACCGCGTGGCGCTGACCCCCGCGGCCGGCCCCGTCGCGGACGAGGTGGTGGAGATCTCCGCTCGCCTGCGCGAACGCGTGCTGGAGGGCATCGACGATGCCGAGCTCGCCACGGCGCTGGACGTGCTGCGCGCCATCAGCGCCAACCTTGATGCCTTGTCCACGGAAGCCCGGTCATGA